One Scophthalmus maximus strain ysfricsl-2021 chromosome 1, ASM2237912v1, whole genome shotgun sequence genomic region harbors:
- the arl11 gene encoding ADP-ribosylation factor-like protein 11 isoform X3: MFQVILVGLDSAGKSTLLARLLTGQVVETSPTIGFNVGSWDLDKKTSLTVWDVGGQKSMRPNWRFYLDNCKALVFVVDSSEPGRMMEAHRSLKKVLSDDRLRGVPLMVLANKKDLPNSMTIREASPPPLQACPPPYRRVPLPYRRVPLPTGESTSLQASPPPYRRVFIPE, translated from the exons ATGTTCCAG GTGATCCTCGTGGGTCTGGACTCTGCTGGGAAGTCGACTCTGCTCGCCCGCCTGCTGACGGGACAG GTGGTGGAAACATCTCCGACCATTGGATTCAATGTGGGGTCGTGGGACCTGGACAAGAAGACATCTCTGACTGTGTGGGACGTGGGAGGACAGAAGAGCATGAGACCAAACTGGAG GTTCTACCTGGACAACTGTAAGGCTCTGGTCTTCGTGGTAGACAGCAGTGAACCCGGTCGCATGATGGAGGCCCACAGGTCCCTGAAAAAGGTCCTGAGTGACGACCGCCTACGAGGAGTTCCCCTCATGGTCCTGGCCAATAAGAAGGACCTGCCCAACTCAATGACCATACGAGAG gcgagtccccctcccttacaggcgtgtccccctccctacaggcgagtccccctcccttacaggcgtgtccccctccctacaggcgagtccacctccctacaggcgagtccccctccctacaggcgtgtaTTTATACCTGAATAG
- the arl11 gene encoding ADP-ribosylation factor-like protein 11 isoform X1, translating into MGQTRSSTCPQVILVGLDSAGKSTLLARLLTGQVVETSPTIGFNVGSWDLDKKTSLTVWDVGGQKSMRPNWRFYLDNCKALVFVVDSSEPGRMMEAHRSLKKVLSDDRLRGVPLMVLANKKDLPNSMTIREASPPPLQACPPPYRRVPLPYRRVPLPTGESTSLQASPPPYRRVFIPE; encoded by the exons atgggtCAGACTCGCTCCTCCACATGTCCTCAG GTGATCCTCGTGGGTCTGGACTCTGCTGGGAAGTCGACTCTGCTCGCCCGCCTGCTGACGGGACAG GTGGTGGAAACATCTCCGACCATTGGATTCAATGTGGGGTCGTGGGACCTGGACAAGAAGACATCTCTGACTGTGTGGGACGTGGGAGGACAGAAGAGCATGAGACCAAACTGGAG GTTCTACCTGGACAACTGTAAGGCTCTGGTCTTCGTGGTAGACAGCAGTGAACCCGGTCGCATGATGGAGGCCCACAGGTCCCTGAAAAAGGTCCTGAGTGACGACCGCCTACGAGGAGTTCCCCTCATGGTCCTGGCCAATAAGAAGGACCTGCCCAACTCAATGACCATACGAGAG gcgagtccccctcccttacaggcgtgtccccctccctacaggcgagtccccctcccttacaggcgtgtccccctccctacaggcgagtccacctccctacaggcgagtccccctccctacaggcgtgtaTTTATACCTGAATAG
- the cavin2b gene encoding caveolae-associated protein 2b has translation MVTTETHQTQDLLVPPQNQDLLVPPQNQDLLDQQEDDQASPSSLLAALDPEKMSQGPVNAITVLTLLDKLVNMLDAVQENQHKMEVHQVDMEGVVRGIQADMTKLSKSHSHTSNTVSKLLDKSRKLSVTMKEVRDKMERQGVQVRKLEANHAHLISRNNFKVLIFQEENEIPSSVFVKDPPPFPRDEILEEGEEPAPGVMEDREAGLTTIDLSSDEDVGLEAELDEEGTWLHDLENMEKSRTEKLKRSSLKKVDSLKKAFSRQNIEKKMTKIGTKIVSVEQREKIKQRTSSLKVSPLTFGIRKPRSGSDSQLPESVTTEAHVQVSPLGCSDLEDPFTEEGGIEEEKEGGMEEMKEGVMEEEEKEDVIEEVKEEVIEEVKEEVIEELKEVVSEGVSQEYALSSTLPQGGGEKKKEEEQEEEEEEEEEE, from the exons ATGGTGACAACTGAGACCCACCAGACCCAAGACCTGCTGGTCCCCCCTCAGAACCAGGACCTGCTGGTCCCCCCTCAGAACCAGGACCTGCTGGACCAGCAGGAGGACGACCAGGCCTCGCCCTCATCCCTCCTGGCTGCGTTGGACCCTGAGAAAATGAGTCAGGGTCCCGTCAACGCCATTACAGTCCTGactctgctggacaaactggTCAACATGCTGGACGCCGTCCAGGAGAaccagcacaagatggag GTACACCAGGTGGATATGGAGGGTGTGGTCAGAGGGATCCAGGCTGACATGACCAAACTGTCCaagagtcacagtcacacatcGAACACCGTCAGTAAACTGCTGGACAAGAGCCGCAAGCTGTCAGTCACCATGAAGGAG gTCCGTGATAAGATGGAGCGACAGGGCGTCCAGGTGAGGAAGCTGGAGGCAAACCACGCCCACCTGATCAGCAGGAACAACTTCAAAGTCCTAATCTTCCAG GAGGAGAACGAGATTCCCTCCAGTGTTTTCGTGAAGGATCCGCCTCCGTTCCCGCGTGATGAGATTttggaggaaggggaggagccAGCGCCTGGCGTCATGGAGGATCGGGAGGCCGGGCTCACCACCATCGACCTGTCATCTGACGAAGATGTGGGTCTGGAGGCGGAGCTAGATGAAGAGGGGACGTGGCTTCATGATCTGGAGAATATGGAGAAGTCAAGAACGGAGAAATTAAAACGCTCCAGTCTGAAGAAG GTGGACAGTCTGAAGAAGGCGTTCTCCAGACAGAACATCGAGAAGAAGATGACGAAGATCGGAACAAAGATCGTGTCTgtggaacaaagagagaagatcAAACAAAGAACGTCCAGTCTGAAGGTCTCACCTCTGACCTTCGGCATCCGTAAG CCTCGCAGCGGTTCCGACTCGCAGCTTCCTGAGTCCGTCACCACTGAGGCCCACGTCCAGGTCTCGCCCCTGGGCTGCAGCGACCTTGAGGACCCCTTcactgaggagggagggatagaggaggagaaggagggagggatggaggagatgaaggagggagtgatggaggaggaggagaaggaggacgtgatagaggaggtgaaggaggaggtgatagaggaggtgaaggaggaagtGATAGAGGAGTTGAAGGAGGTGGTTTCAGAGGGAGTCAGTCAGGAGTACGCTCTGTCCTCCACTTTGcctcagggggggggggagaagaagaaggaggaggagcaggaggaggaggaggaggaagaggaggaggagtag
- the arl11 gene encoding ADP-ribosylation factor-like protein 11 isoform X4, producing the protein MGQTRSSTCPQVILVGLDSAGKSTLLARLLTGQVVETSPTIGFNVGSWDLDKKTSLTVWDVGGQKSMRPNWRFYLDNCKALVFVVDSSEPGRMMEAHRSLKKVLSDDRLRGVPLMVLANKKDLPNSMTIREASPPPLQACPPPYRRVHLPTGESPSLQACIYT; encoded by the exons atgggtCAGACTCGCTCCTCCACATGTCCTCAG GTGATCCTCGTGGGTCTGGACTCTGCTGGGAAGTCGACTCTGCTCGCCCGCCTGCTGACGGGACAG GTGGTGGAAACATCTCCGACCATTGGATTCAATGTGGGGTCGTGGGACCTGGACAAGAAGACATCTCTGACTGTGTGGGACGTGGGAGGACAGAAGAGCATGAGACCAAACTGGAG GTTCTACCTGGACAACTGTAAGGCTCTGGTCTTCGTGGTAGACAGCAGTGAACCCGGTCGCATGATGGAGGCCCACAGGTCCCTGAAAAAGGTCCTGAGTGACGACCGCCTACGAGGAGTTCCCCTCATGGTCCTGGCCAATAAGAAGGACCTGCCCAACTCAATGACCATACGAGAG gcgagtccccctcccttacaggcgtgtccccctccctacaggcgagtccacctccctacaggcgagtccccctccctacaggcgtgtaTTTATACCTGA
- the ebpl gene encoding emopamil-binding protein-like, with translation MDSVAPPGLSLVSILSLLACSIQVLAAILLTHRFGGRSSVTDRWILLWLFYDVIVHLTLEGPFVYMSLVGTVQTSEGPLAELWREYSKADSRWLVSDPTIVSIEILTVVLDSVLGVLLIYAVLKDQYYRHFLQVALSVCELYGGWMTFCPDWLIGSPHLDTSSRLHLWVYLVFFNGVWVLVPVLLLVQSWFCLRSLHVARRDQAADDKRK, from the exons atggACTCAGTGGCGCCCCCTGGCCTCTCTCTGGTCTCCATCTTGTCTCTGTTAGCATGTAGCATCCAGGTGTTAGCTGCCATCCTGCTAACACACAGGTTCGGTGGGCGGAGCTCTGTGACGGACAGGTGGATCCTGCTGTGGCTCTTTTATGATGTCATTGTCCACCTGACGCTG gAGGGTCCGTTTGTTTACATGTCTCTGGTTGGGACGGTGCAGACGTCTGAAGGTCCTCTGGCTGAGCTCT gGAGGGAGTACAGTAAAGCCGACAGTCGTTGGTTAGTTTCTGATCCAACGATTGTTTCCATAGAGATTCTGACGGTCGTCCTCGACTCTGTACTTGGAGTACTGCTCATCTATGCAGTACTGAAGGACCAGTACTACAG ACACTTCCTGCAGGTCGctctgagcgtgtgtgagctCTACGGCGGCTGGATGACCTTCTgtcctgattggctgattggcaGTCCACACCTGGACACGTCCAGTCGACTTCACCTCTGGGTTTACCTGGTCTTCTTTAATGGGGTCTGGGTTCTAGTCCCGGTCCTGCTGCTGGTCCagtcctggttctgtctgagGAGTCTGCACGTGGCCAGAAGGGACCAGGCGGCGGACGACAAGaggaagtga
- the arl11 gene encoding ADP-ribosylation factor-like protein 11 isoform X6 encodes MGQTRSSTCPQVILVGLDSAGKSTLLARLLTGQVVETSPTIGFNVGSWDLDKKTSLTVWDVGGQKSMRPNWRFYLDNCKALVFVVDSSEPGRMMEAHRSLKKVLSDDRLRGVPLMVLANKKDLPNSMTIRE; translated from the exons atgggtCAGACTCGCTCCTCCACATGTCCTCAG GTGATCCTCGTGGGTCTGGACTCTGCTGGGAAGTCGACTCTGCTCGCCCGCCTGCTGACGGGACAG GTGGTGGAAACATCTCCGACCATTGGATTCAATGTGGGGTCGTGGGACCTGGACAAGAAGACATCTCTGACTGTGTGGGACGTGGGAGGACAGAAGAGCATGAGACCAAACTGGAG GTTCTACCTGGACAACTGTAAGGCTCTGGTCTTCGTGGTAGACAGCAGTGAACCCGGTCGCATGATGGAGGCCCACAGGTCCCTGAAAAAGGTCCTGAGTGACGACCGCCTACGAGGAGTTCCCCTCATGGTCCTGGCCAATAAGAAGGACCTGCCCAACTCAATGACCATACGAGAG tga
- the arl11 gene encoding ADP-ribosylation factor-like protein 11 isoform X5, which produces MGQTRSSTCPQVILVGLDSAGKSTLLARLLTGQVVETSPTIGFNVGSWDLDKKTSLTVWDVGGQKSMRPNWRFYLDNCKALVFVVDSSEPGRMMEAHRSLKKVLSDDRLRGVPLMVLANKKDLPNSMTIRETPQTEPGLDQQQDRD; this is translated from the exons atgggtCAGACTCGCTCCTCCACATGTCCTCAG GTGATCCTCGTGGGTCTGGACTCTGCTGGGAAGTCGACTCTGCTCGCCCGCCTGCTGACGGGACAG GTGGTGGAAACATCTCCGACCATTGGATTCAATGTGGGGTCGTGGGACCTGGACAAGAAGACATCTCTGACTGTGTGGGACGTGGGAGGACAGAAGAGCATGAGACCAAACTGGAG GTTCTACCTGGACAACTGTAAGGCTCTGGTCTTCGTGGTAGACAGCAGTGAACCCGGTCGCATGATGGAGGCCCACAGGTCCCTGAAAAAGGTCCTGAGTGACGACCGCCTACGAGGAGTTCCCCTCATGGTCCTGGCCAATAAGAAGGACCTGCCCAACTCAATGACCATACGAGAG ACTCctcagacagaaccaggactGGACCAGCAGCAGGACCGGGACTAG
- the arl11 gene encoding ADP-ribosylation factor-like protein 11 isoform X2: MGQTRSSTCPQVILVGLDSAGKSTLLARLLTGQVVETSPTIGFNVGSWDLDKKTSLTVWDVGGQKSMRPNWRFYLDNCKALVFVVDSSEPGRMMEAHRSLKKVLSDDRLRGVPLMVLANKKDLPNSMTIREISKQLELHSCSDRSWEIQACSALKGMGLQQAFMSINKMIKKS, encoded by the exons atgggtCAGACTCGCTCCTCCACATGTCCTCAG GTGATCCTCGTGGGTCTGGACTCTGCTGGGAAGTCGACTCTGCTCGCCCGCCTGCTGACGGGACAG GTGGTGGAAACATCTCCGACCATTGGATTCAATGTGGGGTCGTGGGACCTGGACAAGAAGACATCTCTGACTGTGTGGGACGTGGGAGGACAGAAGAGCATGAGACCAAACTGGAG GTTCTACCTGGACAACTGTAAGGCTCTGGTCTTCGTGGTAGACAGCAGTGAACCCGGTCGCATGATGGAGGCCCACAGGTCCCTGAAAAAGGTCCTGAGTGACGACCGCCTACGAGGAGTTCCCCTCATGGTCCTGGCCAATAAGAAGGACCTGCCCAACTCAATGACCATACGAGAG ATCTCCAAACAGCTGGAGCTCCACAGCTGCTCTGATCGCTCATGGGAGATTCAGGCCTGCAGCGCTCTGAAGGGGATGGGCCTCCAACAGGCCTTCATGTCCATCAACAAGATGATCAAGAAGAGCTga